The uncultured Trichococcus sp. DNA segment CGGCGGTCCGGTTCGGGAATGTCCTGGGCAGCCGCGGCAGCGTCATCCCTGTTTTCAAAGAGCAGATCGAAAAAGGCGGGCCGGTGACAGTGACTGATTTCCGCATGATCCGCTATTTCATGACGATTCCGGAAGCGAGTCGGCTCGTCATCCAGGCCGGTGTGCTGGCGAAAGGCGGCGAAATCTTCATACTCGACATGGGTGAGCCCGTCAAAATTGTCGACTTGGCCAAGAAAATGATCAAGCTTTCCGGTTACAACGAGGACGACATCCCGATCATCGAGACCGGCATCCGCCCCGGCGAAAAGCTGTACGAGGAATTGCTGGCGGACGAAAGCATGCTGGACAGCAAAGCCTACGAAAAAATCTTCGTCGGCAAGGCATCCAATTTTCCATTGGAAGAAACGACAGCATTTGCGGAAGAGTTGCTGATGCAACCGACAGAAATGTTGCGCACGAACCTGATCGGCTACGCTTGTTCGCACCAGTAAGGAAGGTCGCTGTGTTTGAAGGAAGGAGTGCACACCGATGAACGAAAAAAACGAAAAACGGATCTTGTTGGCTTCCCCGCATATGTCCGGGTTGGAGATGGCCTACATCAAAGAGGCTTTCAATACCAACTGGATTGCGCCATTGGGTCCGAACGTCACCGGTTTTGAAAAAGAAATCTGCGCCTATACCGGTGCTGCTTATGCGGATGCTTTGTCTTCCGGAACGGCCGCCATCCACTTGGGCTTGATGTATTTGGGCGTCGGGAAAGGCGATGTCGTCTTTTGCCCATCCCTGACTTTCTCGGCCTCGGCCAATCCGATCATCTATCAGGGCGCGACCCCTGTGTTCATCGATTCGGAACGCGAATCCTGGAATATGTCGCCGCAAGCGCTGGAGAAGGCGTTCGAGCAGTATCCGCATCCTAAAGCGATCGTCGTCGTGAATCTTTACGGTCAATCTGCTGATTACGACCGCCTGAAGGCGATTGCCGCCGCACACGGCGTACCGATTCTGGAGGATGCCGCCGAGAGCCTCGGGGCAATCTACAAAGGCAAACAGACCGGTACATTTGGTGACATCGGCGTCTATTCTTTCAACGGCAATAAAATCATCACGACTTCCGGAGGAGGGATGCTGGTGGCGAGCGACAAACGCGCTATCGAAAAGGTGGAGTTCTGGGCGACCCAGGCCAAGGAGCATGCCCCGTATTACCAGCATAAAGAGGTCGGCTACAATTACCGGATGAGCAACGTCGTGGCCGGCATCGGCCGCGGGCAACTGCAGGTGCTGGACAAGCGCATCGCCAGAAAGAAATACATTTTTGAGTATTACAAGGACGCCTTCCAGGATTTGGACGAGTTGGAAATGATGCCGATTGCAGCGTACGGCGAGCCGAATTACTGGCTCAGTTGTGTGACAATCAAAGCCGGCGTGCAAGTACGTCCGAAGGAGTTGTTGGATTATCTGGACTCGAAAAATATCGAAGGACGCGCGATCTGGAAGCCGATGCACATGCAGCCTGTCTTCAAAGGTTCTGCATTTTTTAACCACAACCCTGATGAACCGAGCGTTTCCGAGGATATTTTTACGCGCGGACTTTGCCTGCCGTCGGACACCAAGATGACGGATGCCGATCTGGACCGAATCGTGACGCGCGTCAGTTGGTTTTTCGGGGCAGTTTCGTCGCGTTATTGAGCGGTGTTATTTTTTTCCTAGGGAATGTTTTGTGATATAATGAAAACGTATACAAAGGGTGTGCGCATGTAGTCCATTACCAGGGATAAAAAGCAGCTTAAGCCAGAAAAGTGGAGGGACCATCATGAAAGAAGAAGTATCTTTGAGGGATCTGACGGCATTAATCAAGCAAAGGCTAGGGATGATAATCGGGTTCGGCTTGATCGGACTGGTGCTTGCGGCGATCTATACTTTTCTGATTGTGACCCCACAATATGAATCCAAAACCCAACTGCTCGTGAACCGCGCGAGCGATGAGGCGAACGGCTTGGTACTCAATGACATCAATTCCAATGTGCAGATGATCAATACCTACAAGGACATCATCGAAGGACCGGTAATCCTTGGCAGTGTCATTGAATGGTTGGAACTGCCTTATTCAGTCGAGATGTTGGCTGATCAGGTGACAATCAGTGCCAACGAGGATTCGCAAGTATTCTCGCTAGCCGTTACTTCATCGGATCCCGATGAAGCCGCCGAAATCGCCAATGAAATCGCCCTGACTTTCCAAAGCAACGTCGTCGAAATCATGAATATCGAAAACGTGCAGATCATTTCGTCCGCTGTTCCGGACCTAGAGCCGGTGTCGCCGCATGTGGTGAACAACCTGCTGATCGGGCTGGGCGTCGGATTATTATCCGGGTTCGGCGTTGCGATGTTGCGGTACGCGATGGCGAAGACGATCGATGATTATCAGTTCATTACACAAACAATCGGGTGGCCAAATCTGGGAACCATTTCGGAATTGAATAAAGAAGAAAAAACGGCCATCGCTGACATGCAGAAACAAAAAATTGCGGCGACCAAAGGCTTGGTAGAGTCTGAAAGGGCAACGGCTGCAGGCACGGAACGGGCAGTGGCCCATAAACGGATTCCCGATGAAAAGACGACTGTAATTGTTGAGCAGGCACAACAAAAAGTGCATTCTGATGCCGTCAAGGAGCCGAAAAAAAATAAAGCACCTAAAAAACAGCATTCCGCCCACTCAGGGATGGGTCCTGAACGACTCGTGACAGTGGCGGACATGACGAGGGAAAAAATCGGTGTCATCCTTCAGAACAGTGATGGCTCCGAGACAATGGATGCAGGCAACAAAAGGGGGAAAAGATGATGGTGGAGGCAGTCAAGAAGAAAAAACAAAAAACAAAACAATCGAAACGCTCGCATGGTCTGATTACTTTGGCCATGCCGAACTCCCTCGTTTCGGAACAGTTCCGGACACTGCGCACCAACATCCAATTTTCGATGATCGACAAAAAACTGAAGTCGCTGGCGGTCCTTTCGGCTACATCAGGGGCCGGCAAATCGACCGTAGCCGCGAACTTGGCGGTGACCTTCACCTTGCAGGGGAACCAAGTGCTGTTGGTGGACTGCGATCTGCGGAGGCCATCCGTTCACCGCGAATTCGGAATACACAATGAGGAAGGGCTGACGAATCTGTTGGCCAATCACGCCGGGAAAAGTGTCGGTGACTATCTGCATACGTGCGAAGTGCCGGGGCTATCCATCCTGACTGGCGGACCGGTGCCGCCCAATCCAGCCGAACTGCTTTCCAGCAATCGAATGAAGCAGCTGGAAATGGATGTCGCGGAACGGTTCGATCTGGTGATCTACGATACGCCGCCTTTGCTGGGGTTCACCGACGCACAAATCCTGGCCGGACGTGTGGACGGAACCATTTTCGTGGTCCATTACGAAGAGGATACGAAAGAGGATGTCCTGAAGGCATCGGATTCCTTGAAGATGGTCAATGCCAACGTATTGGGCGTTGTTTACAACCGTGCTCCGGGCGGCCAGAAAGAGCACAGCTATTATTACGGATATCACGATGAAGAATGATTTAGGCAAATATGTGCGTATGTATGTGGTATAGATGGAGTAGGGCGGTCTCGGATGAGGTCGTCTTTTTTGCGGTGCAAACGCCGTTGTCCGTTCGGCTGCCTCAGCTCCGGGGAGAGCATCGCTCATCGGAGTTAATGCCCCAGAAAGAGGCCCTGCTCCGGCGAGGCATCCTTCACCGGAGGAGAGCCTCTCGACAGCAGCGCACCTCCGGCGAAGCCGTCGCTGACCGGAGGTGCCGGTCCCCCGCATGCCTCAACTCCGGCCAACTCAGCAAGTAGGCAGGAATTTCGTCAAGTGATGAAATTTATTTAGCCATCGCCCGCATTTGATGTATAATGAGAAAGAATAATTTATAGGAAGAGGATAGAATACATATGATAACTTTAAAATCTGAACGCGAAATTCAAGCTATGGAAGAGTCCGGTGCAATCTTGGCGGGGATCCATGAGGAATTGCGCGGTTTCATCAAGCCGGGTTTGACTACGATGGAGATCAATAATTTCGTACAGTCGCGCATCGAAGCGGCTGGCGCCATCTGCGAACAAATCGGTTTCGAAGGGTACGAGTATGCGACCTGCACGAGCGTCAACGACGAAATCTGCCACGGCTTCCCGGGCAAGTACGTATTGAAGGACGGCGATCTGATCAAGGTCGATACGGTCGTGAACTACAACGGTGCGATGTCTGATTCTTGCTGGAGCTATGCGGTCGGCGAAGCCACACCGGAAGTCAAACGTCTGATGGAAGTGACCGAGAAAGCATTGTATCTGGGTATCGAGCAGGCCAAAGCCGGCAACCGTGTCGGCGACATCGGCCATGCGATCCAGACGTACGTCGAAGGCGAAGGCTTCTCGGTCGTCCGCGAATTCATCGGTCATGGCATCGGACCGACGATGCACGAAAGTCCGTCCATTCCGCATTACGGTGAAGCCGGCAAAGGGCTGCGCCTGAAGGAAGGCATGACGATCACGATTGAGCCGATGGTCAATACTGGCGTTTGGAAGTCCAAAATGGATGAGAACGGCTGGACGGCCCGCACGAAAGATGGCGGTTTGAGCTGCCAATTCGAGCACACGATCGCCATCACCAAAGAAGGCGCGAGAATATTGACGCAACAAAAGTAAGACAGAGCTTCAGATGCGGAGATTCTGAACAATAATTCAGGGCTTTTTTACGCTGAATTTCAAGAAAATAATTATAGTTATTTCAAACATAATATAGTAAACTACTTTAAAGTGAGAGAATCTGGCTTCATTGGCCAAATTCCCTTAATTATGGTGCTATTCATAGCTATTCGAGAGATTTTTAGCAGGAGGGAAATCATGGAAGAAGAAATATCGTTAGGCGAAATTTTTGCAATATTAAAACAACGTATCGGATCCATCATCACTTGGAGTTTGACCGGCCTGTTATTGGCCTCTTTGTATACATTCTTTTTTGTGACGCCATCTTATCAATCAACATCCAAAATCGTCGTGAATCAGACACAGAATGCTGAACAAGCGATTACGAATACGGATATCCAAACGAACCTGAGTTTGATCAATACCTATCAGGGAATCATCAAAGAGCCGATCATACTGGAGGACGTCATCACTGACACGGGGACAAACCTTACGATAGGGGAATTGCGCAACAAGTTGACAGTCCAAACGGAGGACAGTTCTTTGGTGTTTGGTATCACCGTTACCGATGAGAATCCATTTACTGCCGCAGAATTGGCAAATGCAACGGCATTATCATTTGAGCAAAAAATCGGTGAGATCTTGGATGTCAACAGTGTGACGATTTTATCGCAAGCTGTCGCAGATCCCAATCCGGTTTTCCCAAACACACCGATGAACCTAGTATTGGGCCTTTTGGTCGGAATGATGATTGGTGTGGGGCTAGCATTCTTAGCCGAGTTTATGGACAAGACAGTCAAGGACGAAAAATTCCTTGAGCAATTAGGCTGGCCTAATTTGGGATCCGTTCTGCAAATGACGGAAGAGGAATTAGCCTCAACAAGATTTGTTCAAGTTACATCCGAAGTAAAATCGCGTAAAGCGAAACGACGCGTATAGGAGACGATGGGATATGTTTGGAGATAGCAAAAAAAAGATACAAAGATTGGATAGTCAGCAACGGAAAGGCCTGAGTCTGATTTCCAAGTTGCGGCCTAAATCCGTTATTGCAGAGCAGTACCGAACCATCCGCACGAATATCCAGTTCTCAATGGTTGATCGGGATGTTAAATCAATCGTAATGACTTCTTCAGGCCCTTGGGAAGGGAAATCAACCACAGCCGCAAACCTGGCCTCAGTTTTTACAGACCAAGGGAAACGCGTTTTGTTGGTCGATGCAGACCTGCGTAAACCGACCGTGCAACGCACATTCGGCTTGAGCAATATCGAAGGTCTGACAACGTTACTGAGTGAACCT contains these protein-coding regions:
- a CDS encoding DegT/DnrJ/EryC1/StrS family aminotransferase, producing MNEKNEKRILLASPHMSGLEMAYIKEAFNTNWIAPLGPNVTGFEKEICAYTGAAYADALSSGTAAIHLGLMYLGVGKGDVVFCPSLTFSASANPIIYQGATPVFIDSERESWNMSPQALEKAFEQYPHPKAIVVVNLYGQSADYDRLKAIAAAHGVPILEDAAESLGAIYKGKQTGTFGDIGVYSFNGNKIITTSGGGMLVASDKRAIEKVEFWATQAKEHAPYYQHKEVGYNYRMSNVVAGIGRGQLQVLDKRIARKKYIFEYYKDAFQDLDELEMMPIAAYGEPNYWLSCVTIKAGVQVRPKELLDYLDSKNIEGRAIWKPMHMQPVFKGSAFFNHNPDEPSVSEDIFTRGLCLPSDTKMTDADLDRIVTRVSWFFGAVSSRY
- a CDS encoding Wzz/FepE/Etk N-terminal domain-containing protein, which encodes MKEEVSLRDLTALIKQRLGMIIGFGLIGLVLAAIYTFLIVTPQYESKTQLLVNRASDEANGLVLNDINSNVQMINTYKDIIEGPVILGSVIEWLELPYSVEMLADQVTISANEDSQVFSLAVTSSDPDEAAEIANEIALTFQSNVVEIMNIENVQIISSAVPDLEPVSPHVVNNLLIGLGVGLLSGFGVAMLRYAMAKTIDDYQFITQTIGWPNLGTISELNKEEKTAIADMQKQKIAATKGLVESERATAAGTERAVAHKRIPDEKTTVIVEQAQQKVHSDAVKEPKKNKAPKKQHSAHSGMGPERLVTVADMTREKIGVILQNSDGSETMDAGNKRGKR
- a CDS encoding CpsD/CapB family tyrosine-protein kinase; this encodes MMVEAVKKKKQKTKQSKRSHGLITLAMPNSLVSEQFRTLRTNIQFSMIDKKLKSLAVLSATSGAGKSTVAANLAVTFTLQGNQVLLVDCDLRRPSVHREFGIHNEEGLTNLLANHAGKSVGDYLHTCEVPGLSILTGGPVPPNPAELLSSNRMKQLEMDVAERFDLVIYDTPPLLGFTDAQILAGRVDGTIFVVHYEEDTKEDVLKASDSLKMVNANVLGVVYNRAPGGQKEHSYYYGYHDEE
- the map gene encoding type I methionyl aminopeptidase; amino-acid sequence: MITLKSEREIQAMEESGAILAGIHEELRGFIKPGLTTMEINNFVQSRIEAAGAICEQIGFEGYEYATCTSVNDEICHGFPGKYVLKDGDLIKVDTVVNYNGAMSDSCWSYAVGEATPEVKRLMEVTEKALYLGIEQAKAGNRVGDIGHAIQTYVEGEGFSVVREFIGHGIGPTMHESPSIPHYGEAGKGLRLKEGMTITIEPMVNTGVWKSKMDENGWTARTKDGGLSCQFEHTIAITKEGARILTQQK
- a CDS encoding Wzz/FepE/Etk N-terminal domain-containing protein, producing MEEEISLGEIFAILKQRIGSIITWSLTGLLLASLYTFFFVTPSYQSTSKIVVNQTQNAEQAITNTDIQTNLSLINTYQGIIKEPIILEDVITDTGTNLTIGELRNKLTVQTEDSSLVFGITVTDENPFTAAELANATALSFEQKIGEILDVNSVTILSQAVADPNPVFPNTPMNLVLGLLVGMMIGVGLAFLAEFMDKTVKDEKFLEQLGWPNLGSVLQMTEEELASTRFVQVTSEVKSRKAKRRV